One Fusobacterium ulcerans DNA segment encodes these proteins:
- a CDS encoding carbohydrate ABC transporter permease, translating to MKIKKDNYMIILLVPAMSIFTVFVFWPILRTIYLSFFDWNMISRNKKFVMLDNYTGILTDPVIYKSLGNTFLYIIFLGIFNFILPYIFAYALALLISKLKSFYRAMIFFPSIISLVVASLIFLWLFNPMSGPISKVYEIFGIESPFWLKTNGLVILLVSIITAWKIFGYNLILLLAGILEVPAELIESAKIDKLSNFQIFIYIVLPMTSSTALYVSIMTVVYGLQQVFVPINVLTQGGPNNGSTNLVYSIYQYAFTFFQTGRASALAIITTLFFFILISLKIKILEKGVYYEN from the coding sequence TTGAAAATAAAAAAAGATAATTATATGATTATACTTTTAGTTCCAGCTATGAGTATTTTTACTGTATTTGTTTTCTGGCCCATATTGAGAACTATCTATCTTAGTTTCTTTGATTGGAATATGATAAGCAGGAATAAAAAATTTGTGATGCTGGATAACTATACAGGTATATTGACTGATCCAGTTATATATAAATCACTGGGAAATACATTTTTATACATAATATTTTTAGGGATATTTAATTTTATATTACCTTATATATTTGCCTATGCCCTAGCCTTACTTATCAGCAAATTGAAAAGTTTTTATCGAGCAATGATATTTTTTCCAAGTATAATTTCTCTGGTGGTAGCATCTTTAATATTTTTATGGCTTTTTAATCCTATGTCAGGACCTATATCAAAGGTCTATGAGATATTTGGAATAGAATCTCCATTTTGGTTGAAAACTAATGGGTTAGTAATTCTTTTGGTAAGTATAATAACAGCATGGAAGATATTTGGGTACAATCTGATACTTCTTTTAGCAGGGATACTTGAAGTTCCTGCTGAGCTGATAGAAAGTGCAAAAATAGATAAACTTTCTAACTTTCAGATATTTATATATATAGTACTTCCTATGACATCTTCTACAGCTTTATATGTGTCAATAATGACAGTGGTATATGGACTTCAGCAGGTCTTTGTTCCCATAAATGTTCTTACTCAGGGAGGACCGAATAATGGAAGTACCAATCTGGTATATAGTATATATCAATATGCTTTTACTTTCTTTCAGACAGGAAGAGCTTCAGCACTTGCTATAATTACAACTCTGTTTTTCTTTATATTAATAAGTCTGAAAATAAAAATATTGGAAAAGGGAGTTTATTATGAAAACTAA
- a CDS encoding carbohydrate ABC transporter permease, translated as MKTKERKWHILFFIIILLQIFPLIYMLSISLKSMDQVFSEPLKLIPSVITFENYKHIWKNVPIIKYIWNTFFISAMVTFGKIITSIMAAYVMTYKDFKGKKIIYSMILVTLFIPFTVTMIPNYLTVSKLGILDTSFGVILPQLGDALGILLMMQNMRGIPKSLLEVAKIDNISETRTLIHLIIPMIKNSIIAMGILFFINSWNEYFWPLIILSSKENYTLSLALQMFISSEGGNNWGITMAIAGMTIIFPIILYIFCQRMIMTSFVKSGIKG; from the coding sequence ATGAAAACTAAAGAAAGAAAATGGCATATACTATTTTTTATAATAATTTTGTTACAGATATTTCCATTGATATATATGCTTTCTATATCATTAAAGAGCATGGATCAGGTATTTTCTGAACCTTTGAAACTTATTCCATCAGTAATTACATTTGAAAACTATAAGCATATCTGGAAGAACGTTCCAATAATCAAATATATATGGAATACTTTCTTTATTTCTGCAATGGTCACTTTTGGAAAAATAATTACAAGCATTATGGCAGCTTATGTAATGACATACAAGGACTTTAAGGGAAAGAAAATAATATATTCAATGATATTAGTTACTTTATTTATCCCTTTTACAGTAACAATGATTCCAAACTATTTAACAGTGTCAAAGTTAGGAATACTGGATACAAGTTTTGGAGTGATTCTTCCACAATTAGGAGATGCTTTGGGAATACTTCTTATGATGCAGAATATGAGAGGAATACCAAAATCACTTTTAGAAGTGGCAAAAATAGATAATATATCTGAAACAAGAACTTTAATACATCTTATAATACCTATGATAAAAAATTCTATAATAGCAATGGGAATATTATTTTTTATCAACTCATGGAATGAATATTTCTGGCCTTTGATAATATTAAGCAGTAAAGAAAACTATACGTTATCTCTTGCTTTACAGATGTTCATAAGTTCAGAAGGGGGGAATAACTGGGGAATAACTATGGCAATAGCAGGAATGACAATAATTTTTCCAATAATTCTCTATATATTTTGCCAGAGAATGATAATGACAAGTTTTGTTAAATCGGGAATAAAAGGATAA
- a CDS encoding sugar phosphate isomerase/epimerase family protein: protein MNRIYISDLICASDSYEETINFLEENKIKNIEFFIEPYDEKHSKKLNKILENYSIENLSFHGPYRYFKLTVPEEKWKEALEDFEKAIDITRKYRGEFLVLHTNEVLEEKVNKNIIERRIEEIVKKAKEKSVKIAVENVGISKNMLYNQEEYIEFIKKYKFYSLIDIGHALLNNWNVENLIGALKDEIIGYHLHNNDGERDMHQSVFNGKFDLKKILKYVHEKTPDANLVLEYSAVTSKNELLEDLKLINNFK, encoded by the coding sequence ATGAATAGAATATATATAAGTGATCTCATATGTGCAAGTGATAGTTATGAAGAAACAATAAATTTTTTAGAAGAAAATAAAATAAAAAACATAGAATTTTTTATAGAGCCATATGATGAAAAGCATAGCAAGAAGCTGAATAAAATTCTTGAAAATTATTCAATAGAAAATCTTTCATTTCATGGACCATACAGATATTTTAAACTTACAGTGCCAGAAGAAAAATGGAAAGAGGCACTTGAAGACTTTGAAAAGGCTATTGATATAACTCGAAAATATAGAGGAGAATTTTTAGTTCTCCATACTAATGAAGTTTTGGAAGAGAAAGTTAATAAAAATATAATAGAAAGAAGAATAGAAGAAATAGTAAAAAAAGCTAAGGAAAAATCGGTAAAAATAGCAGTAGAAAATGTGGGAATCAGTAAAAATATGCTGTATAATCAAGAAGAATATATTGAATTTATAAAAAAATATAAATTTTATTCTCTTATTGATATAGGGCATGCTTTATTAAATAACTGGAATGTGGAAAATTTAATAGGAGCATTGAAAGATGAGATAATAGGATATCATCTTCATAATAATGATGGAGAAAGGGACATGCATCAATCTGTCTTTAATGGTAAATTTGATTTAAAAAAAATACTGAAATATGTTCATGAAAAAACACCAGATGCAAATCTTGTATTGGAATATTCTGCTGTGACCTCTAAAAATGAACTCCTTGAAGATTTAAAACTGATAAATAATTTTAAGTAA
- a CDS encoding cupin domain-containing protein, protein MELNILKNIPHEEVTLLKDLVKIQDGQVVSKTLAQNSAVSITVFAFDKNEEIGTHDSSGDAMVTVLEGIGAFMVDGKEYILNQGETLVMPANKPHSVFAKEAFKMLLIVVFPQNK, encoded by the coding sequence ATGGAACTAAATATCTTAAAAAATATTCCTCACGAAGAAGTTACACTTTTAAAAGATCTTGTTAAAATACAAGATGGGCAGGTAGTGAGTAAAACTCTTGCTCAAAATAGTGCAGTAAGTATAACTGTATTTGCATTTGATAAAAATGAAGAAATAGGAACACATGATTCTTCTGGAGATGCTATGGTTACAGTTTTAGAAGGAATAGGAGCTTTTATGGTAGATGGAAAAGAATATATTCTAAATCAAGGTGAAACTCTTGTAATGCCTGCAAATAAACCACATTCAGTTTTTGCAAAAGAGGCTTTTAAAATGCTGCTTATAGTTGTATTTCCACAAAATAAATAA
- a CDS encoding ABC transporter ATP-binding protein, translating into MSSIVFKNVCKNYGNTQVVKNLNLEINPGERLVLLGPSGCGKSTTLRMIAGLEKITSGELYFGDKVMNDIESGDRNVAMVFQNYALYPHMTVWDNITFGLRMNKVEREEIEKRAREALKILNLEGLEKRYSKELSGGQRQRVALCRAVVKQSPFFLLDEPLSNLDVQLRNTSREELVKLHNLYRPTFVYVTHDQIEAMTIGHRIAVLNKGYLQQIDTPEKIYNNPVNVFVAKFIGIPQINIIRVNINEGELLLKNNRIKISDEKRKFIEKRREVYLGIRPEYVKVGREKSENNIKGNISKIENYGSQKCLLITINGEEKIMASVPNDSDFKRYEDVYITLSKKNMLFFDIATEQNIEME; encoded by the coding sequence ATGAGCAGTATAGTATTTAAAAATGTATGTAAGAATTATGGGAATACACAAGTAGTAAAAAATCTTAATTTAGAAATTAATCCAGGGGAAAGACTTGTTCTGCTGGGACCATCAGGATGTGGAAAAAGTACTACATTGAGAATGATAGCAGGACTTGAAAAAATAACATCAGGAGAATTGTACTTTGGAGATAAAGTGATGAATGATATAGAATCTGGAGATAGAAATGTAGCAATGGTATTTCAAAATTATGCTCTTTATCCTCATATGACTGTCTGGGATAATATAACATTTGGACTTAGAATGAATAAAGTGGAAAGAGAAGAGATAGAAAAAAGAGCTAGAGAAGCTTTGAAAATATTAAATCTTGAAGGGCTAGAGAAAAGATATTCCAAGGAACTTTCAGGAGGGCAAAGGCAGAGAGTGGCACTATGCAGAGCTGTAGTAAAGCAATCTCCGTTCTTTCTCCTAGATGAGCCTCTATCAAATCTTGATGTACAGCTGAGAAATACTTCAAGAGAAGAACTTGTAAAATTACATAACCTCTATAGACCTACGTTTGTATATGTAACACATGATCAGATAGAAGCTATGACTATTGGACATAGAATAGCAGTTTTAAATAAAGGATATTTGCAGCAGATAGACACTCCAGAAAAAATATACAATAATCCAGTAAATGTATTTGTTGCTAAATTTATAGGAATACCTCAAATAAATATAATAAGAGTAAATATAAATGAAGGAGAGCTATTATTGAAAAATAATAGAATAAAAATATCTGATGAAAAAAGGAAATTTATTGAAAAAAGAAGAGAGGTATATTTAGGTATTAGACCAGAGTATGTAAAAGTTGGTAGAGAAAAATCTGAAAATAATATAAAGGGAAATATATCAAAAATAGAAAATTATGGAAGCCAGAAATGTCTCTTAATAACAATAAACGGTGAAGAAAAAATAATGGCATCTGTACCAAATGACAGTGATTTTAAAAGATATGAAGATGTGTATATAACATTATCAAAGAAAAATATGCTTTTCTTTGATATAGCTACAGAACAGAATATAGAGATGGAATAA
- a CDS encoding MBL fold metallo-hydrolase encodes MLELLYEKPEIYRMLIPLPENPLKTLNSYLIKLENRNLLIDTGFNRPECHEALIENLKELNVDMEKTDIFLTHLHSDHTGLINKIAHKSSKVYIGKIDYEYMFENLEGFNWEESEKRFASEGFPYEIIERLRDTNQAKIFAPDGMFESILVEDGYKFNVDKLEFTVILTSGHTPGHTCLYLEKEKLLFSGDHILFDITPNITSWLRVKDSLRNYIESLEKIKKLEITKTFPGHRATSDDVYSRIDEIIEHHKSRLTDTLEVIKEKSAKEGLTAYEIASFMKWNMRGKSWTEFPDNQKWFAVGETLSHLDYLFNENKIEKFKDNDMYKYKLT; translated from the coding sequence ATGCTAGAGTTACTTTACGAAAAGCCAGAAATATATAGAATGTTAATTCCATTACCAGAAAATCCATTAAAAACTTTAAATTCTTACTTGATAAAATTAGAAAATAGAAATCTATTAATTGATACTGGTTTTAATCGTCCTGAATGTCATGAAGCACTTATAGAAAATTTAAAGGAACTTAATGTGGATATGGAAAAAACAGATATTTTTCTAACTCATCTCCACTCTGATCATACTGGACTGATAAATAAAATTGCTCATAAAAGTAGTAAAGTCTACATTGGAAAAATTGATTATGAGTATATGTTTGAAAATTTAGAAGGTTTTAATTGGGAAGAATCAGAAAAGAGATTTGCTTCAGAAGGTTTTCCTTATGAAATCATCGAGAGATTAAGAGATACCAATCAAGCAAAAATCTTTGCTCCTGATGGAATGTTTGAATCAATTTTAGTTGAAGATGGATATAAATTTAATGTGGATAAACTGGAATTTACAGTTATTCTTACTTCAGGGCATACTCCTGGACACACATGCCTTTACCTTGAAAAAGAAAAACTTTTATTTTCTGGAGATCATATACTTTTTGATATAACTCCTAATATAACTTCTTGGCTTAGGGTAAAAGATTCTCTAAGAAACTATATTGAAAGCCTTGAAAAAATAAAAAAACTTGAAATAACAAAAACATTTCCAGGGCATAGAGCAACTTCTGATGATGTTTATAGCAGAATAGATGAAATAATAGAGCATCATAAATCAAGATTAACAGATACTCTTGAAGTAATCAAAGAAAAATCTGCTAAAGAAGGACTGACAGCATATGAAATAGCATCATTTATGAAATGGAATATGAGAGGAAAATCATGGACAGAATTTCCAGATAACCAAAAATGGTTTGCTGTTGGAGAAACATTATCTCATTTAGATTATCTGTTTAATGAAAATAAAATTGAAAAGTTTAAAGATAATGATATGTATAAATATAAACTAACATAA
- a CDS encoding ABC transporter substrate-binding protein has protein sequence MKVNLKNGLIVGTMLFTAACSQGEKEAAGSTVQEKKPVQIEYWHVASETFGGGAIKELIKEFNNQNQDIQVIEKFNPDMYKGLTQNLQVSIASNKYPAIVQMGYSYLNYAKDNFEYTTAQEVINEYFPEDKEFLTENFLPNILELGQVDGEQVGIPYSISNPIMYINADLFKEAGLDSANPPKTWKEVAEAAMTIKMKTGNPGFFMQEYADNWAQQALLEGNGGQMLKVENGITIPTFSSKESAEAYQLTADMIKNKSAIHASNDEGFQTFLNGKLGMVVTTIGKRENFESSAKFDLRGVKFPLFEGKERKLPAGGNMLMIMAKSPEDQKAAWRFMKFLLSSNSTEKWTKGTGYLPPTIVEKGTGIDKFLTENKLMSVAASQMPDMGQWASFSGSNGLKAEQILIDARDIILSGEKPADKALEDAQNEILKLMK, from the coding sequence TTGAAAGTAAATTTAAAAAATGGGTTAATAGTAGGAACAATGTTATTTACAGCTGCATGTTCACAAGGAGAAAAGGAAGCAGCAGGAAGTACAGTACAGGAGAAAAAGCCAGTTCAAATAGAATACTGGCATGTAGCTTCAGAAACTTTTGGTGGAGGAGCTATAAAAGAATTAATTAAAGAATTTAATAATCAGAATCAAGATATACAGGTAATTGAAAAATTTAATCCAGATATGTATAAAGGGCTTACTCAAAATCTTCAGGTATCAATAGCTTCAAATAAATATCCTGCAATAGTTCAAATGGGGTATTCTTATCTTAATTATGCAAAGGATAATTTTGAGTATACAACAGCTCAAGAAGTTATAAATGAATATTTTCCAGAGGATAAAGAATTTCTTACTGAGAATTTTCTTCCTAATATTCTTGAACTAGGGCAGGTAGATGGTGAACAGGTAGGAATACCTTACTCTATAAGTAATCCTATTATGTATATTAATGCTGATTTATTTAAAGAAGCAGGACTTGATTCAGCAAATCCTCCAAAAACTTGGAAAGAGGTAGCAGAAGCAGCAATGACAATAAAAATGAAGACAGGAAATCCAGGGTTCTTTATGCAGGAATATGCTGATAACTGGGCTCAACAAGCTTTGTTAGAAGGAAATGGGGGGCAGATGCTAAAAGTAGAAAATGGAATTACAATACCTACATTTTCATCAAAAGAATCAGCAGAGGCTTATCAACTAACAGCAGATATGATAAAGAACAAATCAGCAATACATGCAAGCAATGATGAAGGATTTCAGACTTTTCTTAATGGAAAATTGGGAATGGTAGTTACAACAATTGGAAAAAGAGAAAATTTTGAATCAAGTGCTAAATTTGATTTGAGAGGAGTAAAATTTCCATTATTTGAAGGAAAAGAGAGAAAGCTTCCTGCTGGAGGAAATATGCTTATGATAATGGCAAAATCTCCAGAGGACCAAAAAGCAGCATGGAGATTTATGAAGTTTCTTTTAAGTTCTAATTCTACTGAAAAATGGACTAAAGGAACAGGATATCTTCCACCTACAATAGTAGAAAAGGGAACAGGAATAGATAAATTTCTTACTGAAAATAAATTGATGAGTGTAGCTGCAAGTCAAATGCCTGATATGGGACAATGGGCAAGTTTTTCAGGAAGCAATGGATTAAAGGCTGAGCAGATACTTATAGATGCAAGAGATATTATATTAAGTGGAGAAAAACCTGCGGATAAAGCTCTTGAAGATGCACAAAATGAAATTCTGAAACTTATGAAGTAA
- a CDS encoding methylated-DNA--[protein]-cysteine S-methyltransferase: MYYSTNYISPLGKILLASDGNNLIGLWFEEQKYYAATIKENIADNSQLPVFNITKKWLDRYFNGEEPNISEIPLSPKGGEFRKIIWDILSEIPYGKTITYGEIAEKATKKMGKERMSSQAVGGAVGHNPISIIIPCHRVVGKNGSLTGYAGGIDKKIKLLELEKVDTSHFFVPTKGTAL; this comes from the coding sequence ATGTACTATTCAACGAATTATATATCGCCTTTAGGAAAAATTTTATTAGCAAGTGATGGGAATAATCTTATTGGATTATGGTTTGAGGAACAAAAATATTATGCTGCTACTATCAAAGAAAATATAGCAGATAATTCACAACTTCCAGTATTTAATATTACAAAGAAGTGGTTGGATAGATATTTCAATGGAGAAGAACCAAATATTTCGGAAATTCCCTTATCTCCTAAAGGAGGAGAATTCAGAAAAATTATATGGGATATTTTATCTGAAATTCCTTATGGAAAAACTATAACTTATGGAGAAATAGCAGAGAAGGCAACTAAGAAAATGGGAAAAGAAAGAATGTCCAGTCAGGCAGTTGGAGGGGCAGTGGGGCATAATCCTATTTCTATCATTATACCATGTCATCGTGTTGTAGGTAAAAATGGAAGTTTAACAGGATATGCTGGTGGGATTGATAAAAAGATTAAATTATTAGAACTTGAAAAGGTTGATACATCACACTTTTTTGTTCCTACTAAAGGGACAGCACTTTGA
- a CDS encoding AEC family transporter: protein MEQVLMKASAFVFIIIMGYVLKKRGFFAPDDYRIVTKIVINITLPAAIINSFGSFQKDDSLFILVLLGLGCNMVMILIGYILSDKKGDKLRALYMLNLSGYNIGAFTLPFVQNFLGAFGVVAVCMFDIGNSISCTGGSYAVTSAVIGSGEKASFAQSIKKLFSSVPFVTYTGMLILALLNIHIPKEIISLTSVIGAANGFVSMLMIGMMFEIKFRYDYLSKAGFILAVRYLASGILAFIFYKFMPFPLEIRQVLVIAVFAPVSALSAVFTEKCDGDVGIAGFTSSASIIISITIITFLLVSMGIGI, encoded by the coding sequence ATGGAGCAGGTCTTGATGAAAGCATCAGCTTTTGTTTTTATTATAATAATGGGATATGTACTGAAAAAAAGAGGTTTTTTTGCACCAGATGATTATAGGATAGTGACGAAAATAGTTATAAATATAACCCTTCCAGCAGCTATAATAAATAGCTTTGGAAGTTTTCAAAAAGATGATTCGCTTTTTATTCTTGTTCTTCTTGGATTAGGATGTAATATGGTAATGATACTCATAGGATATATTCTTTCAGATAAAAAGGGAGATAAGTTAAGGGCTTTGTATATGCTTAATTTATCAGGATATAATATAGGGGCTTTTACATTGCCGTTTGTACAAAATTTTTTAGGAGCTTTTGGAGTGGTGGCAGTATGTATGTTTGATATAGGAAATTCTATAAGTTGTACTGGAGGTTCTTATGCAGTGACATCAGCAGTAATAGGAAGTGGAGAAAAGGCTTCTTTTGCTCAATCTATTAAAAAACTTTTTTCTTCTGTGCCTTTTGTCACTTATACTGGAATGTTAATATTAGCATTGCTGAATATACACATACCTAAAGAAATAATTTCTCTTACATCTGTGATAGGGGCAGCTAATGGATTTGTTTCTATGTTGATGATAGGAATGATGTTTGAGATAAAATTCAGGTATGATTACCTTTCAAAAGCTGGATTTATACTTGCAGTTAGATATCTAGCTTCTGGAATACTGGCATTTATATTTTATAAATTCATGCCTTTTCCACTGGAGATTCGTCAGGTATTAGTAATAGCAGTCTTTGCTCCAGTTTCAGCATTATCAGCAGTATTTACTGAAAAATGTGATGGAGATGTGGGAATAGCTGGATTTACAAGTTCAGCATCGATAATCATAAGTATAACAATAATTACTTTCCTTTTGGTATCAATGGGAATAGGAATATAA